In Bacillus sp. FJAT-45037, the following are encoded in one genomic region:
- the pabC gene encoding aminodeoxychorismate lyase: MIMYVNGAFVTEKEAKVSAFDHGYMYGLGLFETFRVYHGHPFLLDDHFQRLQQGLKMLNIEWTMTKEDMHQVIVQLIQDNHLQKQDAYIRWNVSAGDEGIGLYTGVYRQPTTIAYIKPLPPKMSTEKRCVLLKTRRNAPETWPRLKSHHYLNNVIAKREIGTDPTVEGIFLTDDEYLAEGVVSNLFWVKEGVVYTPTVKTGILDGITRQLVIALLLREGFEVKEGFYRDENLLTADEAFMTNSIQEVVELTSINEVRIEGAPLVCQRLQELYKQLCRTLWTKNDV; the protein is encoded by the coding sequence ATGATCATGTATGTGAACGGTGCATTTGTTACTGAAAAAGAAGCGAAAGTGTCTGCATTTGATCACGGTTATATGTATGGTTTAGGATTATTTGAAACCTTTCGAGTCTATCATGGTCATCCTTTTTTATTGGATGACCATTTTCAGCGTCTGCAACAAGGATTAAAGATGCTGAATATTGAATGGACGATGACGAAAGAAGACATGCATCAAGTGATCGTCCAATTGATTCAGGACAATCACTTGCAAAAGCAAGATGCGTACATTCGGTGGAATGTATCAGCGGGTGATGAAGGAATTGGTCTTTACACAGGTGTTTACAGGCAGCCAACAACGATCGCCTACATCAAACCGTTACCTCCAAAGATGTCTACGGAAAAAAGATGCGTATTGTTGAAGACGAGACGAAACGCACCAGAAACTTGGCCGCGTTTAAAATCCCATCACTATTTAAATAATGTGATAGCTAAACGTGAAATAGGGACAGATCCAACTGTTGAAGGTATTTTTCTAACCGATGACGAGTATTTAGCAGAAGGTGTTGTGTCCAATCTCTTTTGGGTGAAAGAGGGTGTGGTGTATACTCCCACTGTCAAGACGGGTATTCTGGATGGTATAACGAGACAATTAGTGATAGCTTTATTGTTACGAGAAGGTTTTGAGGTGAAAGAAGGGTTTTATAGAGATGAAAACTTGTTAACGGCAGATGAGGCGTTTATGACGAACTCGATACAAGAGGTGGTCGAATTAACCTCTATAAACGAAGTGCGTATAGAGGGAGCGCCGCTTGTTTGTCAGAGACTACAAGAATTATACAAGCAGTTATGTCGAACACTTTGGACGAAAAATGATGTATGA
- the folP gene encoding dihydropteroate synthase yields MKQKTLIMGILNATPDSFSDGGEFNETETAAKRAVEMVEDGADIIDIGGESTRPGASKVELEEELARVIPIIQAVREAVDVPISIDTYKAEVARQAILAGATIINDVWGAKADREMAHVASQTGVSIVLMHNRHNKSYHNLLADMKRDLEESIVLCHEAGVTDDKIIIDPGIGFAKTYEQNLEVMRRLDEFVAIGYPTLLGTSRKSFIAKTLDLPVDERVEGTGATVCLGIAKGCEIVRVHDVKEMSRMAKMMDAMLGRETHNG; encoded by the coding sequence ATGAAACAAAAGACATTGATCATGGGGATACTGAATGCCACACCTGATTCTTTTTCAGATGGTGGGGAGTTTAATGAGACCGAAACAGCTGCTAAGCGAGCGGTAGAAATGGTCGAAGATGGGGCCGATATTATTGATATTGGCGGCGAATCGACTAGACCTGGGGCAAGCAAGGTTGAACTTGAAGAAGAATTGGCTCGAGTGATTCCTATTATCCAAGCAGTGAGAGAAGCGGTTGATGTTCCGATATCAATTGACACGTACAAAGCAGAAGTGGCAAGGCAAGCGATTTTAGCGGGAGCTACGATCATTAATGATGTGTGGGGAGCAAAGGCAGACCGTGAAATGGCTCACGTTGCCTCTCAAACAGGGGTATCAATTGTACTGATGCATAACCGACACAATAAGAGCTACCATAATCTTTTAGCCGATATGAAACGAGACCTTGAGGAAAGTATCGTCCTGTGTCACGAAGCAGGTGTTACTGATGATAAAATTATCATAGATCCAGGTATAGGGTTTGCCAAAACATATGAGCAAAATTTAGAAGTGATGCGTAGGCTTGATGAATTTGTAGCGATTGGCTATCCTACGCTTTTAGGAACGTCGAGGAAGTCGTTTATTGCTAAAACGCTTGATCTCCCTGTTGATGAACGGGTAGAAGGGACAGGTGCGACAGTTTGTTTAGGGATTGCTAAAGGTTGCGAGATTGTGCGTGTGCATGATGTTAAAGAAATGAGCCGGATGGCTAAGATGATGGATGCTATGCTTGGGAGGGAGACTCATAATGGATAA
- the pabA gene encoding aminodeoxychorismate/anthranilate synthase component II: protein MILMIDNYDSFTYNLVQYLGEMGEELIVKRNDQITIEQIEELSPDFLMISPGPCSPNEAGISLEAIRHFAGKIPIFGVCLGHQSIAQVFGGNVIRAERLMHGKTSEVMHNQETIFATIPTPFTATRYHSLIVKRETLPECFEITAETEAGEIMAIRHKEYAIEGVQFHPESIMTASGKTLLRNFINTYRKEQMT, encoded by the coding sequence ATGATTTTAATGATTGATAATTATGATTCATTTACGTATAACTTAGTACAGTATTTAGGTGAGATGGGCGAGGAGTTAATTGTAAAGAGGAATGACCAGATTACCATCGAGCAGATTGAAGAACTTTCACCAGATTTTCTTATGATTTCACCAGGCCCATGTAGCCCGAACGAGGCAGGGATTAGTCTAGAGGCGATTCGTCATTTTGCAGGAAAAATACCGATTTTTGGTGTGTGTCTTGGTCATCAGTCGATTGCTCAAGTATTTGGTGGTAATGTCATTCGTGCAGAACGTTTGATGCACGGCAAGACTTCGGAGGTAATGCATAACCAAGAAACGATCTTCGCTACGATTCCAACCCCATTTACTGCAACTCGTTATCATTCTTTAATTGTTAAAAGAGAAACATTACCTGAATGCTTTGAAATTACAGCAGAAACAGAAGCGGGTGAGATTATGGCGATTCGTCATAAAGAGTATGCTATTGAAGGGGTGCAGTTTCACCCTGAGTCGATCATGACTGCTTCGGGTAAAACACTTCTACGTAATTTTATTAACACATATCGCAAGGAACAAATGACATGA
- the folK gene encoding 2-amino-4-hydroxy-6-hydroxymethyldihydropteridine diphosphokinase, with protein sequence MKHNAYIALGSNIGDRAAYLEEAIERLGKLKEVEVIRQSSIYETEPVGYVDQHSFLNMVIEIKTTLAPKKLLEVTQSIEEICGRKRDVRWGPRTIDLDILLYDQQNMKVEDLCIPHPRMWERAFVIVPLYELEPTLYSHSCKQTIQEIYETLPNKEGVHIWRTIVGEEESERFES encoded by the coding sequence ATGAAGCATAATGCATACATTGCGCTTGGTTCAAATATTGGAGACCGAGCTGCATACCTAGAAGAAGCGATTGAACGATTGGGGAAATTGAAAGAGGTTGAGGTGATCCGTCAGTCTTCTATCTATGAAACTGAACCAGTTGGATACGTCGATCAGCATTCATTTCTAAATATGGTTATTGAAATAAAGACAACTCTAGCCCCGAAGAAATTATTGGAAGTGACACAGTCAATTGAAGAGATATGTGGACGCAAGCGAGATGTTAGGTGGGGGCCAAGAACGATAGACCTTGACATTCTCCTCTATGATCAACAGAATATGAAGGTAGAAGACTTATGCATTCCGCATCCTAGAATGTGGGAACGTGCATTTGTGATTGTACCACTTTATGAATTAGAACCTACACTTTACTCACATTCATGTAAACAAACGATTCAAGAGATCTATGAGACGTTGCCAAATAAAGAGGGTGTTCATATATGGAGAACGATAGTTGGGGAAGAAGAATCAGAGCGTTTCGAAAGTTAA
- a CDS encoding helix-turn-helix domain-containing protein: protein MENDSWGRRIRAFRKLKGYTQQTFAKEVGMSVSVLGEIERGNRQPDEQILARVTEVLNITRQDLIEK from the coding sequence ATGGAGAACGATAGTTGGGGAAGAAGAATCAGAGCGTTTCGAAAGTTAAAAGGATATACACAACAAACTTTCGCCAAAGAGGTCGGGATGTCGGTCTCGGTATTGGGAGAAATAGAACGTGGAAATAGACAACCTGATGAACAGATACTTGCGAGAGTGACAGAGGTCTTAAATATAACAAGGCAAGATTTGATCGAGAAGTGA
- the dusB gene encoding tRNA dihydrouridine synthase DusB: protein MLKIGNIEMKNQVVLAPMAGVCNPAFRLIAKEFGAGLVCAEMVSDKAILHKNERSLSMLYVDDREKPLSLQIFGGEKETLVEAAKFVDKNTNADIIDINMGCPVPKITKCDAGARWLLDPNKIYEMVAATVDAVDKPVTVKMRIGWDEDHIFAVENARAVERAGGSAVAVHGRTRVQMYEGHADWNIIKEVKNAVNIPVIGNGDVQTPQDARRMLDEVGVDGVMIGRAALGNPWMLYRTIKYLENGELHPDPSPREKIDVCMLHLDRLIDLKGESVAVREMRKHAAWYLKGLRGSGPVREQINQFELRDDVEKSLYAFIDQLEEKMAVETSAV, encoded by the coding sequence GTGTTAAAGATCGGCAATATCGAAATGAAGAATCAAGTTGTTCTTGCTCCTATGGCGGGAGTGTGTAACCCGGCATTTCGTTTGATCGCAAAAGAATTTGGTGCTGGACTTGTTTGTGCAGAGATGGTGAGTGACAAAGCCATCCTTCATAAAAATGAAAGATCACTTAGTATGCTTTATGTCGATGATCGTGAAAAGCCACTTAGCTTACAGATCTTTGGTGGGGAAAAAGAAACATTGGTCGAAGCGGCTAAGTTTGTAGATAAGAATACCAATGCTGATATTATTGATATCAATATGGGTTGTCCGGTTCCTAAAATTACGAAATGTGATGCAGGTGCAAGATGGTTGCTTGACCCGAACAAGATCTATGAAATGGTTGCGGCAACTGTTGATGCAGTAGATAAGCCAGTAACTGTGAAGATGCGTATCGGGTGGGATGAGGATCACATTTTCGCTGTTGAAAATGCACGTGCAGTTGAACGTGCAGGAGGAAGTGCTGTAGCTGTGCATGGTCGTACGCGTGTGCAAATGTATGAGGGGCATGCTGATTGGAATATTATTAAAGAAGTAAAGAATGCAGTGAATATTCCTGTCATCGGCAATGGTGATGTGCAAACTCCACAAGATGCTCGTCGTATGCTTGATGAAGTCGGAGTAGACGGAGTAATGATCGGCCGAGCAGCTCTAGGGAATCCATGGATGCTTTATCGTACAATTAAGTATCTTGAGAATGGTGAACTACACCCAGACCCATCTCCACGAGAGAAAATCGATGTGTGCATGCTTCATCTAGATCGCTTGATCGATTTGAAAGGTGAATCGGTTGCGGTTCGCGAAATGAGAAAGCACGCTGCATGGTATTTAAAAGGTTTACGTGGAAGTGGGCCTGTCCGTGAGCAAATTAATCAATTTGAATTGCGTGATGATGTAGAAAAATCACTTTATGCTTTCATAGATCAATTAGAAGAGAAAATGGCCGTGGAGACTAGTGCTGTTTGA
- the lysS gene encoding lysine--tRNA ligase: MSQELELNDLLTVRREKLSQLEAQGANPFGGRFERTHTAGSMEKEFEAYSKDELEEQGRSVTLAGRIMTKRGKGKAGFAHIQDLSGQVQIYVRKDAVGDEQYELFNTIDIGDIVGVTGTAFKTKVGELSVKVTDFQMLSKSLRPLPDKFHGLKDIEQRYRQRYVDLIMNPEVRDTFVLRSRILQSMRRYLDNLGFLEVETPTMHSIAGGASARPFVTHHNALDMTLYMRIAIELHLKRLIVGGMEKVYEIGRVFRNEGVSTRHNPEFTMIELYEAYADYQDIMALTEELVAHIAKDVLGSTAVTYGDYKVDLEPKWTRIHMVDAVKEKSGVDFWPEMTDEQARSLAKEHGVHVKDTMSYGHVVNEFFEHFVEETLIQPTFVYGHPVEISPLAKKNPEDSRFTDRFELFIVGREHANAFSELNDPIDQRQRFEQQLVEREQGDDEAHMMDEDFVESLEYGMPPTGGLGIGIDRLVMLLTNSPSIRDVLLFPQMRNREQGE, translated from the coding sequence ATGAGCCAAGAGCTTGAGTTAAATGATTTGCTTACCGTGCGTAGAGAAAAGCTATCTCAATTAGAAGCACAAGGGGCGAACCCATTTGGTGGTCGTTTCGAGAGAACACATACAGCGGGTTCAATGGAGAAAGAATTTGAAGCATATTCTAAAGATGAACTAGAAGAGCAAGGGCGCAGTGTAACGCTTGCTGGACGTATTATGACAAAGCGTGGAAAAGGTAAAGCTGGATTTGCTCATATTCAAGATTTATCAGGACAAGTTCAAATCTACGTACGTAAAGATGCAGTAGGTGACGAGCAATATGAGTTGTTCAATACAATTGATATCGGTGATATTGTAGGGGTAACAGGTACAGCGTTTAAAACAAAGGTAGGGGAGTTATCTGTGAAAGTAACAGACTTCCAAATGCTATCGAAGTCGTTGCGTCCATTACCTGATAAGTTTCATGGTTTAAAAGACATCGAGCAACGTTATCGTCAACGTTATGTTGATTTAATTATGAACCCAGAAGTGCGTGATACGTTTGTGTTGCGTAGTAGAATTCTACAATCGATGCGCCGTTACTTAGATAACTTAGGCTTCTTAGAAGTTGAAACACCAACAATGCACTCAATTGCTGGTGGAGCGTCTGCGCGCCCATTCGTTACTCACCACAACGCGCTTGATATGACACTTTATATGCGTATTGCGATTGAGTTACATTTGAAGCGTTTAATTGTTGGTGGAATGGAAAAAGTATATGAGATCGGCCGCGTCTTCCGTAATGAAGGTGTATCGACAAGACATAATCCTGAGTTCACAATGATTGAGCTTTATGAAGCATATGCAGATTATCAAGACATTATGGCACTAACAGAGGAGCTTGTCGCTCACATTGCTAAAGATGTATTAGGTTCAACTGCTGTTACTTATGGTGATTATAAAGTTGATCTAGAGCCAAAGTGGACGCGTATACACATGGTAGATGCTGTGAAAGAAAAATCTGGTGTCGACTTCTGGCCTGAAATGACCGATGAACAAGCGCGTTCTCTTGCGAAGGAACATGGTGTACATGTAAAGGACACGATGAGTTATGGGCATGTTGTTAATGAATTCTTTGAACACTTTGTCGAGGAGACACTCATTCAACCGACGTTTGTCTATGGACATCCAGTGGAAATCTCTCCTCTAGCGAAAAAGAACCCAGAAGATTCTCGCTTCACGGATCGTTTTGAGTTATTTATCGTCGGACGTGAGCATGCGAATGCATTTTCTGAGTTAAATGATCCGATTGATCAACGCCAGCGCTTTGAACAGCAACTTGTTGAACGCGAGCAAGGTGATGATGAAGCTCATATGATGGATGAGGACTTTGTGGAGTCGCTTGAATACGGAATGCCTCCAACGGGTGGACTAGGCATCGGGATTGATCGGTTAGTGATGCTCCTGACTAATTCGCCGTCTATCCGTGATGTTCTTTTATTTCCGCAAATGAGAAATCGCGAACAGGGTGAATAG
- the folB gene encoding dihydroneopterin aldolase, whose amino-acid sequence MDKIYMDGLEFYGYHGVFQEENKLGQRFYVDLTLELDLKKAGTTDDLKATINYGDVYKKVQSIVEGKPYKLVETVAEKIAAELLSAYGTLQLCTVKVIKPDPPIPGHYRSVAVEITRGSNEA is encoded by the coding sequence ATGGATAAAATTTATATGGACGGTCTTGAGTTTTACGGATACCACGGTGTCTTTCAAGAAGAGAATAAGCTAGGACAACGTTTTTATGTTGATTTGACCTTAGAGTTAGACCTTAAGAAAGCTGGTACGACAGATGATCTAAAAGCGACCATTAACTATGGAGATGTTTACAAGAAAGTGCAATCGATCGTTGAAGGCAAACCATATAAGCTTGTGGAAACTGTGGCAGAGAAAATAGCTGCTGAGCTCCTTAGTGCATATGGTACCCTGCAGTTGTGTACCGTGAAAGTCATTAAACCAGATCCGCCAATCCCTGGCCACTATCGATCGGTTGCGGTTGAGATCACAAGGGGGAGTAATGAAGCATAA